The following are encoded together in the Gadus chalcogrammus isolate NIFS_2021 chromosome 2, NIFS_Gcha_1.0, whole genome shotgun sequence genome:
- the LOC130369743 gene encoding ethanolamine-phosphate cytidylyltransferase-like isoform X3, whose protein sequence is MVHYGHSNQLRQAKAMGDHLIVGVHTDAEIAKHKGPPVFTQDERYKMVRAIKWVDEVVEGAPYVTTLDTLDQHTCDFCVHGDDITLTVDGKDTYEEVKKSGRYRECKRTQGVSTTDLVGRMLLMTKAHHRNIDSSNYQQHTDNFGKKGHSPWTGVSQFLQTSQKIIQFASGQEPQNGDTIIYVAGAFDLFHIGHVDFLEAVHGLAERPYIIVGLHFDQEVNRYKGKNYPIMNIHERTLSVLACRYVSEVVIGAPFEVTKDLLDHFKVDLVCHGKTNIYPCTDGTDPYAEPRRKGIWRTVDSGSSLTTDAIVQRIIKNRLLFEARNQKKEAKEIAMIQALKRHEEEKTKERPLAVL, encoded by the exons ATGGTGCATTACGGCCACTCCAACCAACTCCGTCAGGCCAAGGCCATGGGAGATCACCTCATCGTTGGAGTTCACACAGACg CGGAGATAGCGAAGCACAAGGGCCCCCCGGTGTTCACGCAGGACGAGCGCTACAAGATGGTGCGCGCCATCAAGTGGGTGgacgaggtggtggagggggcgcCCTACGTCACCACCCTGGACACCCTGGACCAGCACACCTGCGACTTCTGCGTGCACGGAG ATGATATAACGCTGACAGTGGACGGGAAGGACACGTATGAGGAGGTGAAGAAGTCGGGGAGATACAG GGAGTGCAAGAGGACTCAGGGAGTCTCGACCACAGATCTGGTTGGCAGGATGCTGCTCATGACCAAAGCCCATCACAGGAACATA GACAGCTCCAACTACCAGCAGCACACAGATAACTTTGGAAAG aaGGGCCACAGTCCGTGGACGGGCGTGTCCCAGTTCCTGCAGACGTCCCAGAAGATCATCCAGTTCGCCTCGGGCCAGGAGCCTCAGAACGGAGACACCATCATCTACGTGGCGGGGGCCTTTGACCTTTTCC ACATCGGGCACGTGGACTTCCTGGAGGCCGTGCACGGGCTGGCGGAGCGACCGTACATCATCGTGGGGCTGCACTTTGACCAG gaGGTAAACCGCTACAAAGGGAAGAACTACCCCATCATGAATATCCACGAGAGAACGCTCAGCGTGCTGGCCTGTCGG TACGTTTCAGAAGTGGTGATCGGAGCCCCGTTTGAGGTCACGAAAGATCTGCTAGATCATTTCAAG GTGGACCTCGTCTGTCACGGCAAAACAAACATCTACCCCTGCACCGATGGGACGGACCCTTACGCC GAGCCCAGGAGGAAAGGCATCTGGAGGACGGTCGACAGCGGGAGCAGCCTCACCACGGACGCAATAGTGCAGAGGATAATCAAAAACAG gttgCTATTTGAAGCTAGGAACCAGAAGAAGGAGGCCAAAGAGATCGCCATGATCCAGGCACTGAAGAGacatgaggaggagaagactaAAGAAAGACCTCTGGCAGTGTTGTAG
- the LOC130369743 gene encoding ethanolamine-phosphate cytidylyltransferase-like isoform X2, producing MPFISSRIYNCNPRCYDMVHYGHSNQLRQAKAMGDHLIVGVHTDAEIAKHKGPPVFTQDERYKMVRAIKWVDEVVEGAPYVTTLDTLDQHTCDFCVHGDDITLTVDGKDTYEEVKKSGRYRECKRTQGVSTTDLVGRMLLMTKAHHRNIDSSNYQQHTDNFGKKGHSPWTGVSQFLQTSQKIIQFASGQEPQNGDTIIYVAGAFDLFHIGHVDFLEAVHGLAERPYIIVGLHFDQEVNRYKGKNYPIMNIHERTLSVLACRYVSEVVIGAPFEVTKDLLDHFKVDLVCHGKTNIYPCTDGTDPYAEPRRKGIWRTVDSGSSLTTDAIVQRIIKNRLLFEARNQKKEAKEIAMIQALKRHEEEKTKERPLAVL from the exons CTACGATATGGTGCATTACGGCCACTCCAACCAACTCCGTCAGGCCAAGGCCATGGGAGATCACCTCATCGTTGGAGTTCACACAGACg CGGAGATAGCGAAGCACAAGGGCCCCCCGGTGTTCACGCAGGACGAGCGCTACAAGATGGTGCGCGCCATCAAGTGGGTGgacgaggtggtggagggggcgcCCTACGTCACCACCCTGGACACCCTGGACCAGCACACCTGCGACTTCTGCGTGCACGGAG ATGATATAACGCTGACAGTGGACGGGAAGGACACGTATGAGGAGGTGAAGAAGTCGGGGAGATACAG GGAGTGCAAGAGGACTCAGGGAGTCTCGACCACAGATCTGGTTGGCAGGATGCTGCTCATGACCAAAGCCCATCACAGGAACATA GACAGCTCCAACTACCAGCAGCACACAGATAACTTTGGAAAG aaGGGCCACAGTCCGTGGACGGGCGTGTCCCAGTTCCTGCAGACGTCCCAGAAGATCATCCAGTTCGCCTCGGGCCAGGAGCCTCAGAACGGAGACACCATCATCTACGTGGCGGGGGCCTTTGACCTTTTCC ACATCGGGCACGTGGACTTCCTGGAGGCCGTGCACGGGCTGGCGGAGCGACCGTACATCATCGTGGGGCTGCACTTTGACCAG gaGGTAAACCGCTACAAAGGGAAGAACTACCCCATCATGAATATCCACGAGAGAACGCTCAGCGTGCTGGCCTGTCGG TACGTTTCAGAAGTGGTGATCGGAGCCCCGTTTGAGGTCACGAAAGATCTGCTAGATCATTTCAAG GTGGACCTCGTCTGTCACGGCAAAACAAACATCTACCCCTGCACCGATGGGACGGACCCTTACGCC GAGCCCAGGAGGAAAGGCATCTGGAGGACGGTCGACAGCGGGAGCAGCCTCACCACGGACGCAATAGTGCAGAGGATAATCAAAAACAG gttgCTATTTGAAGCTAGGAACCAGAAGAAGGAGGCCAAAGAGATCGCCATGATCCAGGCACTGAAGAGacatgaggaggagaagactaAAGAAAGACCTCTGGCAGTGTTGTAG